One stretch of Eretmochelys imbricata isolate rEreImb1 chromosome 1, rEreImb1.hap1, whole genome shotgun sequence DNA includes these proteins:
- the TRAT1 gene encoding T-cell receptor-associated transmembrane adapter 1 yields the protein MEFACHFSIWGLLAFMTMALIVSLVINISYCIANKQKGYTYRDYQEYSPSDDDYTEECPVYGNLNQEILDECCYEQMKAQPRRRANEVKVEVETQMCYASLDHSIKEKNRKPRKKKAPPLEVNEEEMPSKNSTLASQTSIYLNSDQLAAENKPTEEAIHDDPIRLFGLIHAT from the exons ATGGAGTTTGCATGCCACTTTTCAATCTGGGGACTTCTAGCCTTTATGACTATGGCTCTGATTGTGTCGCTGGTCATAAATATTTCATACTGCATAGCAAACAAGCAAAAAG gtTACACGTACAGAGACTATCAAGAATATAGTCCAAG CGATGATGATTATACTGAAGAATGCCCAGTTTATGGCAACCTCAATCAGGAGATTTTAG ATGAATGTTGCTATGAACAAATGAAGGCCCAGCCTCGGAGACGCGCTAATGAAGTAAAG GTGGAGGTTGAAACTCAGATGTGCTATGCCTCCCTCGATCACAGCATCAAGGAAAAAAACAGGAAGCCTAGGAAAAAGAAAGCTCCTCCATTAGAAGTGAATGAAGAAGAGATGCCATCTAAAAACAGCACCCTGGCTTCCCAAACTAGCATTTATCTCAACAGTGACCAGCTGGCAGCTGAAAATAAACCAACAGAGGAAGCCATTCATGACGACCCTATCAGGCTGTTTGGCTTGATTCATGCAACATAG